ttccatCTTCTTTTGGTTCCTAAAGTCTAAGAAAGCTTTTCACAACTGGTCTCGgacattttcacttaaaaagACAATATTATCTgtggaaagagagaaaaaaagtaCATCTTGACTACTAAGGCAAAGAATTGGGAACTGATGGGTAATTAAGACATGTTAAGCATCAGAAGTAAAGAGGCACTGAAGACTAACCTGCGATAATAGTTGTTGCTTGTCGCCTGACATTATTTTTATCCACATATTCACCATAGTCAAGCTTTCCTTCAACAAGAATTCGTGATCTGAAAAACATTGGGTTAATTATAGTAGGCAAGACATTTGTTccagtttatatattttttcaatggtaaaaaaacaacagaaaacacaCCCTTTTTTCACATACTGATATGCCACATCTCTGAGGCCTGGTTTGAATACTGAAATTCTGTGCCATgttgttttctggctgacatctCCTGTTTAACCAACAAACCTATGTAAGTTTGTTTTAACAAATTGTCATATGCAAATCTTCTGACTTTTGACTAATGAGTAATGGAAATACATCCCCAAAAGGATTTTGGTGCACAGAGTCCTTTATAAACTTTCACCTGTATTTGTGAGTTCTCCCTCCCCTGAACGCCACATCTCATTGGTTGCCATAGAAAAGATGGTGACAGGATTTCTGCCCTCTACCTGTCTCATGACAGGGTCTTGCCCCACTCGCCCGAGCAACTGCACCTTGTTAATAGCTATTCAATGAGATATAAAAGCAAACAGTTCAAGTAATTTGTTTGAAGCATAAAAAACTAAGCCCTCTACCACACTAAAATTTAACCTATTAAAACTATGGTGGATGATGGATGAAATCTGCTATTCCTTTTAAATTGTACATAGATTCAAAAGAGCAAAATAAATTTTATgtacattaaaatataaaattaagtgATGTGTAATGTTAAATAGTTAACAATAATATTAATCAAGTAGCTTCCAACTGAAACATAACATCCCTGTCATGTAGAATGACATTGATTGACACATACTCACATCTCTCCAAAATCAGACTTGTATCTGTGGTCCTGTGTCTGATGAACTGTTTAAGTATCTATCAGGATTAACAAAGTAACAATCAGCAATAACCACTATTACCtgaaattattacatttatggAGATAGTCAATGTACCTGCGCAGAGGCATTTCTCAACATTATCTTTTCTTTGTGTTCTTGTTTCTCCGtggaatttttttaattacccttaaaaaaacaaaaagcacATTCACATTATACAAAAGTG
The Paramisgurnus dabryanus chromosome 1, PD_genome_1.1, whole genome shotgun sequence genome window above contains:
- the ssbp1 gene encoding single-stranded DNA-binding protein, mitochondrial, whose amino-acid sequence is MLRNASAQILKQFIRHRTTDTSLILERSINKVQLLGRVGQDPVMRQVEGRNPVTIFSMATNEMWRSGEGELTNTGDVSQKTTWHRISVFKPGLRDVAYQYVKKGSRILVEGKLDYGEYVDKNNVRRQATTIIADNIVFLSENVRDQL